From the genome of Alphaproteobacteria bacterium:
GGGGCCGTGCTTGTCGCGGCGGGGCCGGAAACGGTCTTTTTTGGCTGATTTCATGGGCTTCACATAAGGCCAAACCGCATAAGTTGACAAGCCTTGCCTATATTCGTTACACGGCTTGTCTTTCCTGCTATACGGCACGGCCCCATAGACAGGGGAGCGCCCGCCCGCAAGGCGGGTGTTTTGAATAACCGCGAGGCCCAGACTTGGCCGGCCTTGCGGCCAAGTGGACAGGTGGCCGAGTGGTTAATGGCAGCAGACTGTAAATCTGCCCGCGCGAGCGTACGAAGGTTCGAATCCTTCCCTGTCCACCATTTTCCCGGCCACTGCCTAAAACTCGGTATGGCTGGTCAGAATATCCTTAATGCTTTTGCCGTTCTCGATCATGGTTTTTATATCCGCTTCCTTGCCCACCATGATGCGCACGGCCTTGGCGACATCTTCCATGCGCGACGACGGAATGAACACGACGGCGTCCTGATCGGCAAAAACATAATCGCCCGGCTGCACCGTAATGCCGTCGATGACCACGGCAACATCGGGGGACGTGACACGCCCGCGCCCCTTGATATCGACCGGCGAATAGCCTTTGGCGAACACGGGAAGTTCGATGGTCTGGGTGTACCAGGTATCGCGCGTCAGGCCGTCGATCACCACGCCCGCCAAACCTATTTCCTGCGAGAGGCGTGACATAAGCTCGCCGAAATAGGCGAAGCTGCGGTTGCCTTTCACGACAAATACATCGCTGCTGCCTAATGATGCCAGAAAATTCAGGCCAAGCTGGATTTGCTCGTCCTTGGTATCAAGTGCTTCAACCGTCAGCGTGCGAACCTTGCCAAACAATCGGCCGCGCGGATTGTTGATCTTCCATTCGTGCGTGACGCGGCCGGACAGGCCCATTTTGTCCATGCAATCGGAAAATACGCCGGTGCAGTATTCGTCAAGGTGTTCGCGGCCGAACCAGCGTTCAAATTCAGCATTCATCATTGTCAGGCGTCCAGGATGTAGGTGTGGATGAATTCGCTTACGCAGCCATGGCCGCCCTTGCGCTGCAGCGCGTAGCGGGCGATGCGTTTGATCCGGGCATCGGCATCGGCAGGGCAGGCGGCGTGGCCAGCCATCTGCATCGGGCCAAGATCGGCCATGTCATCGCCCAGATAGGCGGTTTGTTCGGGCGGTATTTTGAATTCTTCGCACCATGCGGCAAGCTGCGCTGCCTTGTCCTTGCAACCCGCCATGTAGGTTTTAATTCCGATGAAATCAGCCCGTTTCCGAAGCACATCGGGTTGTTCGGTGGAAGATAGCACGGCGACTTGAATGCCGGCCTTGATGGCCTTTCTTGTGGCGCTGCCGTCGCGCGCATGGAAACCAAGCGTTTCAAAACCCTTGTTCGAGAAATACAAACGGCCGTCCGTCATCACGCCGTCCATATCCATCACCAGAAACTTGATGCGTTCGCGCTTCAAAGCGCCGATGCCTTTGATGTATTCGCTGTCCGCGGGCAGGCCGGCGGCGACGCTACGCGCGAAATCAAGGTCATGGGGGTAATCGATATCGATCGCTTCATACCTGTCCAGTTCGATCATTTCATAAGGCCGGCTGATGCGGGTGCGATTGTGCAGCAAGGCATCGCGGCGTGTCGCATAGAAGCCCATGCCTTCGCGAATGAGCGGCGGCAGGGTGTAGCTGTTCGGAACGTTTAGAGGATCGTATGAAGGGCCTTGTTCGGTCCACACATAGGCTTGTTCCTTTTGCGCACCGAAGGCCGATTGCTTGCCTGATGCAATAGCGTCCAGTGCTTTCCTGATGGTGCTTTCCCTTAAAAAGGCCATGGGGGGCAGGTGCTGAACAAGCACGTCGCATGCGATGTTTTCCGCCTCCCAGATCATGAAGCGATTGCCATCCGTCGCATTGGTGGCAAGATCGGCGGGGCGTTTGATGGTCTGAAAGCCGGCGGCGCGGGCTTCGGCCAGAATTTCATCGCTGTCGCTGTCTATATATATATCCTGCTTGGGCAGCACACGGTTCAGGTTGTTGGCAGCCCACAGAAATAGGGGAATGCCGCGTATGCATTGGCGGTTTTTATCAGGCAGACGACTGCTTGACCCTTTGGCGGGAACAACACCGGCAACTTTCATAACGACCCTGTGTGATGCTGATGGCTGTTTGTTATATTAGCACGCGCCCGACGGCGGCTGCGACGGGTTTCAGGCTGTTATAAAGCTCTGAAAACTCGCCGTAGGTCAACTGCTGCGAGGCGTCGGATAAGGCCAGCTTCGGGGCGGGATGAACCTCGATCAACAAGCCGTCCACGCCCATGGCCATGGCGGCGCGGGTCAGGTCCGGCACGCCGTAGGCGTATCCCATGGCGTGGGACGGGTCGATAAACACCGGCAGGTTCAGATGCTGTTTGATAAAAGCCACGCCGCATAAATCAAGCGTGAAGCGGGTTTTGGTTTCGAAGCTTCTGATGCCGCGTTCGCATAGAATAACCTGTGGATTGCCGCCGCTCAGCACAAATTCGGCGCTTTGCACAAATTCCTGCAGCGTGGCGCCGAAATGACGTTTCAGCAAAACCGGCTTGCCGCAGCCGCCGACGGCGCGAAGTATGCCGTGATCGTACATGGCTTTCGCCCCGATCTGAATGATATCGGACAGATCGATCACCTGATCTACCTGTGTGGCGTCGCGGGTTTCGGTCACCACCTTCATGCCGAAATGGTCCGCTGCTTCGCGCAACTGCTTTAGGCCATCGCGGCCCAGCCCCTGGAACGAGTAGGGGGATGTGCGGGGCTTGAACGCGCCCGCACGCAAAAAGCGTACGCCAAGCTTGCCGACATGTTCGGCGGTTTTGAATATCTGATCGCGGTTTTCCACCGAACATGGGCCCGCTATCATAACCGTGCTGGCGCCGTCCCCCAGGGTTATGTCGCCCACCTTAATCGTGCGGCGCTTGATATAACTGTTGTCCGCGAGCTGGATATCGGTCTTGAAGGCAAAGGTCTGTTTGGCCAGCTGCCGGTATTCTTCAGGCAGGGCCGTCATGGCGCCGCTGCTCACCAGGATTTTTTTGCCTTGATCGGTCAATATCTGGGCGGGGTGGCTGGCCAGAAATTTTTGCAGAAGAACTTCATCGATTTTCTCGTTCAAAACAATAATCATACATGATCTCCCAAAATCTGGCGCAGGCTAAGCCCGCCCAGCAAGCGTCTATCGGGCCCCAGAACCGGCATGAACAGCACGACGCGATCGGCCATTTCCACGGTTTGCAGTGCTTCGTGCAGGCTATGTTCTGGCGTTACAGAAAGAGGGGAATAGTTGATTATATCGGCAGGGTTGGGTAGCGCCAGCTCCGTGCCATTGTTCAAAATGCCGCGGCGAATATCGCCATCCGTGATCATGCCAACCAGAATGTCGTTATGATCGACGATCAACACCAAACCCATTTTATGCTTATTGATGGTGGTCAAGACCGATTTGAGCGTCAGATTTTCGGTATGCAAAGTGGGCAGGGCGTTACGGGCCTGCATAAAATCGCGTACGGGAAAATTCGACCGCGACCCGTTCTTCAGGGCAAAAACGGCGGCGCTCAGCGAGCCGGCTTTGGAAAGGAAGTTGCCCGATATAACGACATCCACCCCGCAATCGCGCAAGCGGCCGCTCACGGCATCGTTCACGCCGCCATCCACATGCAGGGCTTTGCCGGGAAAGCGCCGGCGGGCGGCGCTGATTTTATCGTAAGCGTCTTCGCCGAAGGTGCCGCCGCTTTTGCCGGGCGTTGTGGCCATCAGCATAAGAAACTGGAATTTGTCTGCCACGGCATCGAACACGGCCAGATCGGTGTCAAGCATGAAGGCCATGCCAAGGCGCGCGCCGGTTTCCTCGCGGATATCGGGAACGCGCGCGGCGGTTTCATACTGGAAGCAAACCTGTTCGACATGAAAGCGTGAAACGAGCGGAAGGAATTTTTCCGGAGTGGGGCTGATGATGTGTAGATCAATCGGACAATGGGTGTGGGCGCGGATGGTGTCCATGTCATTAAATACTTGCGGATCATCGTTGCAGTCCACATGAATGTAGTCCACGCCAAGCCTGTCCAGTTGTTGGACTGCGTCCGGCAAGGGGCTGTCGGCAAAGGCGGCAATTGAACCGGATAGTTTCATGCCCAATTTGTTTCCTTGTCAGACAAGTTCATGCAGCAGCCAAAAGTATGGTTGGGTGAATATAGAGGCCCGGCATATGCGCTACAAGGCTGGAGGCTTCACCCCCTTAATTATATGTAGTAAGTATTGCCCCGGCCGTCACTTTCCCCTACATAGCCACCTGTTTCGGGCTTGGTTTATGGCCTGCTACAGTTTCTGATGCCGTGCGCTTTCCGCAACTTTGGGCGCCCGGACATGCGCATAAGCAGCAGAGCGTAATGAAAATACTCTTTTACGTTGAGCCATGGATTGAAAAAAACCACCCCAGCTGGAAAACCGGCTGGATTACGGGTGTGCTGCTGGATATGGCGCATCAGTTGAACCATGCGGGCGGGCATTCCGTTTTCTTTCTCATGGGCGATGCGCAGGATGAATGCGAACCGGAGCTGCAAAAAGCCGGCTGCACAAGTGCCATTATCTCGCAAACCGAGCTGCGCCAGATTCATAACGATTATCTTCAAGCATCGCTGGAATGGCATCAAGGCACATATAAACCGGAAACCATGGCCGCCATGCAGTCGCTGGTGCGCAAGAAGCTGAACGGGTTCGAACCCGACATCATCATGAGTTTTATAATGGCCGTGCCGTTCTTGCGCGATATGTTTCCCGGCGCGCTGACGCTGGTTCAGGAAACCGCTATTTTTGCCTATGGGGCCAAGCCGTACCCCACCACATGGTATTTCGACCCCATGGGTTCGTTCCAGAACAGCTTTTTCCGGAAATATGGCGTGGAGGCGGCAGGCGAGTTGCCGGAGGAGGGGCGCAAATTTCTGGCGCTTTTTCGCAAAAAATTCCTCGATCGCATTTTACGCAAAAAAA
Proteins encoded in this window:
- a CDS encoding HAD hydrolase family protein, with the protein product MKVAGVVPAKGSSSRLPDKNRQCIRGIPLFLWAANNLNRVLPKQDIYIDSDSDEILAEARAAGFQTIKRPADLATNATDGNRFMIWEAENIACDVLVQHLPPMAFLRESTIRKALDAIASGKQSAFGAQKEQAYVWTEQGPSYDPLNVPNSYTLPPLIREGMGFYATRRDALLHNRTRISRPYEMIELDRYEAIDIDYPHDLDFARSVAAGLPADSEYIKGIGALKRERIKFLVMDMDGVMTDGRLYFSNKGFETLGFHARDGSATRKAIKAGIQVAVLSSTEQPDVLRKRADFIGIKTYMAGCKDKAAQLAAWCEEFKIPPEQTAYLGDDMADLGPMQMAGHAACPADADARIKRIARYALQRKGGHGCVSEFIHTYILDA
- the aroF gene encoding 3-deoxy-7-phosphoheptulonate synthase, whose protein sequence is MIIVLNEKIDEVLLQKFLASHPAQILTDQGKKILVSSGAMTALPEEYRQLAKQTFAFKTDIQLADNSYIKRRTIKVGDITLGDGASTVMIAGPCSVENRDQIFKTAEHVGKLGVRFLRAGAFKPRTSPYSFQGLGRDGLKQLREAADHFGMKVVTETRDATQVDQVIDLSDIIQIGAKAMYDHGILRAVGGCGKPVLLKRHFGATLQEFVQSAEFVLSGGNPQVILCERGIRSFETKTRFTLDLCGVAFIKQHLNLPVFIDPSHAMGYAYGVPDLTRAAMAMGVDGLLIEVHPAPKLALSDASQQLTYGEFSELYNSLKPVAAAVGRVLI
- a CDS encoding CBS domain-containing protein — its product is MKLSGSIAAFADSPLPDAVQQLDRLGVDYIHVDCNDDPQVFNDMDTIRAHTHCPIDLHIISPTPEKFLPLVSRFHVEQVCFQYETAARVPDIREETGARLGMAFMLDTDLAVFDAVADKFQFLMLMATTPGKSGGTFGEDAYDKISAARRRFPGKALHVDGGVNDAVSGRLRDCGVDVVISGNFLSKAGSLSAAVFALKNGSRSNFPVRDFMQARNALPTLHTENLTLKSVLTTINKHKMGLVLIVDHNDILVGMITDGDIRRGILNNGTELALPNPADIINYSPLSVTPEHSLHEALQTVEMADRVVLFMPVLGPDRRLLGGLSLRQILGDHV